AGATAAAATGATTTGATAATTGCACTTAAACCCAATAAACAAATTTACTTCTCTAATCACATTAATAAATTGAAGTTAGCATATAATGTAAGTGAGTACATCCACAATAATGAGACTCAAACTATGCAAAAATTAAATCAAAACATACTTTGAATTCACAAAAGTAAACCAAAGTCACTGACAGGAGGTATTAAGCTCAGAACCTAACCAAGGAGGCATTTCTGCTGGATATAGCCAGTGAAATGAAAGTAGCCTGCAGCATAGTGGAATTGACTCCATGGTGATGGCAGTGTTTACCAGTCTTTAGTCTTTGACAGATCCACACTCTGGAGGTAATCCTTCTGCCTGTCTCCACTTTGCATAGCGCTCCTTAAACCATTGCTGAAGAGGCACAAACAAAACAGTTACTCTCTAAACAGCATAAGCACCATTAACACAGTAAAACAATCCAAGGGGCATTAGCTAACAAAATTTAACACTGAACCATTGAAGGATATCTTAGGGCAAATGACTTATTGGAGGGGAGTTTTAAGGCATGCCCTGAAATAACAAAGCAGTAGCAAGGCAAACAGTGTGGGAGGGGCTTTTATAGTGCCATGTAGCTGAAAACTCAACTATCAAACAGTGGAGCATTTAAAAGTCAAAAGATGCTCAAGTGCCAAGAATTAGAGGAAATTAGATCAGAGGACTGTAGGTCATTAGGGTATTGGAGAAAGGGCATTTTAAATTTCAGAGGTTTGAAAACAAGGCAGAAAATTGCAAAAAGGGAAGCATTATTTAGTTAGGTCAGCAGCAGgtccaataggtgaatggggaatgGTGAGAATTATGAAGTGGGTAGCAGTGATTTAGCTGTCCTTATCTACATAGGCTAGGGAGGAAGTTAGGCAGGAACACGGCAAAGAGATATGTCCAGAAGTAGCCAAAAAGGTATGAATCAAGATTTCAGCATCAAATGATCTTAGCTGGCAGCAGAATTGGCGAATATGGTGTGATGGTGCAAATAGATGATCAAGATCTCAAATATGACATCAAGTTTTAGAACAATCTGGTTTAGCATCAAATAATTACCTTCAAATAATCATTAAAAGTAAGGATTCAGTCATGCTAatatttagtttgggaaatttctCCCAAAGTAGGACTAGGTGTCAGACAAGCAGTCAAACTACTTATCGATAGTGGAGGGAAGGTGGTGGCAGTGAGGCAGAGTTGGCTGTCACCTGTCTAGTGGATGTTATGCTTTTGGATCATGTTGTACAAGTGCAGTAGATGTGAAACTGGAGGGAGCCAAGTATTGACCTTTGTAGAGACACCAGATAGAACAGTGCTGAAGCAGAAAATAAGCCTTTGTGGTTCATTTTGTAGTtaaaaattaaagaaaaaaatgGAACCAGGTGAGTGCAATCCCTTAGAGTTAGATAACAGTGGAGAAGAAGTGTTGCAGGAGGAGGATTAAATGATTTATGATCAATTGACAGCTCATGTTACTGTTAGATTCAGGTTTAACGGAGTCATTGGATAGTTCACACTTGGTCTCTGACAATATTGCATGGTTGAATCCATCTATAGGTATTACAAATCTGATAGTGAAATCtctcaaatatattttaaaatcattAATCCAATCAATGCCCATTGACTTAATTTGTTTGCATGTCAAAAATTAAAATTGAACAATATATTGTAACCCAGTTCAGACAATTCCTTGTGAAGACTGAACAGTACTCCCATATAGGGTATATATTCTGGTACTTACTGGTTTAAACAGGAATTAAAAACATGAATGAATAAGGCATTGATTTGTTTAAACAGGAATCAATAATAGCTGGGCATACCCTATAGTTTACCATTAAATAATATACTATGGTAGCCTGGCTGTTATGGTGAACCACAGAGGCACTTTGGATAAACCACTTCCCTGCATCACTTCTGGTGTCTGTTTACTAGCCTAACTCACTGCCAATTTATCTAAAAGGAAGAGTTTCCTTCTCTGTTCCTCAGATCTAATACTGATGCCATTAAGACTTTCTAAACAACTTGATTCTCTCAACTTTCATGAAGGTTTCTGAACTTTATTCTCATGGATATTTGAAGATATTTTATCCTGGTAGGTATATGCACAATAAAGCCTCTGGTGCCACCTATGGGGTGATTCAGTTACTTGGAACACCTACTTTGGTAAACATCAGGCCTGCAATCTATAGTTTCCTGTCCACTAAAAAAGTGATGTATTAAAATTCAATGGCTGGATAATTACAgcttttttttgttcattcaagGGACCTAGGTGATGGCTGGGACAGCATGGAGGTGGACTGTTCCCATTAGCTATTGGTTCAAGGACTAAGTTACAGATTTAATGTTTTGATTAGAAGTTGCAGGGGAATGAGAAAGTGTCTTTGTCTAGTGTAGCAAATCTATTGAACTTGATGCCTTTCAAAAAAGGTGGTGGAAATAGACAATCAATTAAGTCAAAAGAAAAGTGAACtttcagggttacagggaatgggaTTGACTGGAGGACTGACAGTGGCCTCTGAGTAAGGTGGCTTCCTTTGATGCTACAAATCATAAATGCCATGCAGGTTTTGTAGACTGTGGGCAATAGTTTACCTTAATAGTAAGCAATGGTTTTAAGAACACCAGctagaacaaaaaaaaaggtggCATAGAACAATGCCACTGAATTCATCATCTGATGTTCTGAGTGGTAAAGGcctatgggttcaaatcccactaaaGCAATTGATTCACAACTCAGATTTAAAGTTGCCTCAGCAATAAACACTTATTGATTgctgttaaaaaaaatctgatttACTAACATATTTTAAGAAAGCatatctgccatctttacctgatctggcctgcaAATGACTCCAAAACCATATCAACGTGATGGATTTGCAACTGCCTCCTGAATcctagcaagtcactcagttcaatgGATAATTAGAAGTgccttgttttttttcccctcaacTGCAGGAAATACCAAATCTCAAATGTTTGCTGAATATTCATGTGCAACGACTATACAAAAATCTTTAGTAACTGTGCATGCTTTTTTTCCAAAAAAGTGAATCAAGTATgtttttgcaaaaaaaaacaggcaacaaatgctggtcttgctagAGTCTTGCAGAATGGGACCACTTCATTGAGCCAAATGTGGCTAAGACACATTCCTTGAGATCACCACAAAACTATCCACCTCTGACCTGGTCAgttctccctcacctccaatatTTTTTTCGAATATTAGAAAGAGAGTTTTAATAAACTTAACATGATATTTTATTGTTCCTGGTATCCACCAATTCTGAGCTAAAGCTTAACTTcctgtaaaaaaaaaatctgacaaTTCAAAAGGAATGGAGAGGTTGTGGTGAAATGGGTAAAGTCCCTGGAATAGCTATCTAGAAGCCGAAGCTAATGCTTTGTTTTGATTGGATTGGatattattgtcacttgtacctagGTACACAGTGAAAAGTTCTGTTTTGCACAGGCATATCATATAGAGATTATAGAGcgatagaacagagcgaggaatgcAAAGTTAGACAAAAAGCACGATCAGCATTAGAtttgttctggggacatgggttcgatATGCACTAGGGCAGATTATATAAACCATCTGGAATATAAAAGATTCcctaggggaagctctgtgaccACTTCTGTTATCTTAAGATCCCCCATCCCCAatatggttcactaatatcctttaaaaTGTGCGAGATCCCAAACTCAAACTCACTGGGGAAAGAAAatagttgatttttaaaaaaaagttgattCTAAAGACCAATAATTAAAACTGGCCAACCAATAATCTAATCGACCAATTAAATACTGAATATGAAAATTCAGGCTAGAAAAGGTTTACTAGAAAAGTTGGTGGACAGACAGCCAACTGTATTCGACTTGGATTAATTGGGAACTTCCAGCACTCCCCCTCCATGGGATTTTGAAGTGACTGTTCACTTACCGCTGTCTCCTTCTCCGATAGGCCAGTCTCCGCCGAAATCAGCATCACGGTCGAGGAGTCTGGCTGCCTCATTCGGGTGAAGGTCTCCTCCAGCAGTTGAACCTGATCCTCTTTCAGGTCCATAGTTCCCGCGGAAGCGGGTCCAGAACCAGTGcctgctccttgctgctccatcgGGGCTGTCTGTGaacgggaacagagagggggaaggttgCACCCTGATGAGTATTTACTGAGCAGATGACACCGCCCTAAAAGCAAAAGCACCGACTGCCTCTGTCTGGCGACAAGTCTCCACACTAACAATTATCACAACCTGGCGAAATACTTcatatcgtgtgtgtgtgtgtgtgtgtgtgtgtgtgtgtgtttattgaGAGACATGGGAAGCCAACCTGAAACCCACCCAGAAACTACTGGCGGAATCTCACAGGCACATATTAAATTACAGCTACCTGGCTCTGCCGCTTAATTCCGCAGTTAACCACCCTTCCCAATAATAACAACAAGCAGAGTGGGAATCTATATTGTAGAGTGTCCAGACACGGAACAAGTTAATTGGTTCAAAATTTGCATCCCAATTAAACAAAAACCGACTGCCTTCATTTCACGTTGCTAGAGCACGAGAGAAGCCAATAGCAGAGGACTACAGTTCCCTCAGCTATTCCCAGATCGTTCCGGTTACCAGGCAAAACTTTTTTGTTTGTTGCAAAGCTTCAATACAACATTGAATGGGGTGAGGGGGAGCTAGCTTAGAGCACAACTCGGCACCACAGGTAGCAAATTTGAGAGCGAAGTCAGGTTCATCAGAGATTGGACCTCATCCATTAGAAATTATACAATTCGTTCCACCAGGCCCTTGATTCTCCTCCCAGTGGCTGAACGATGAGTGACCTGAAGTGAAAAGacagacttgcatttatgtagcgccTTTCAAGACGATAGGAGGTTCCAAAGTGGCCAGAATACCAGTGTTTCATTTTGAGTTGCTGAAAGGAAACTACACTGGAATAATGATACTGCTTAGATCTGGATAAATATTCTGAAGACCAGGCTTCAAATCCCACGAGGCAACAGGGCAAAATTTAATAGACCTAGAATGAAAACTTTGTTTTTTTATTAATGTGAATGTCACTgggcaggccagcatttattacccatattTAATTGTCAAGAGGGTGGTTCAGagtcttagaatccctacagtgtggaaacaggcccacacCTATACCCTCCAAACAACCTCCCACCCTGTAAacttttccatggctaatccacccagcctgtgTCACTggacaccatggacaatttagtttggccaaccCACCTcagttgcacatctttggactgtgggaggaaacctgtgcagacacagggaaaatgtccAAACGCAACACAGATGCCCAAGGGTaaaatcaaacttgggtccctgatgctgtgaggcagcagtgctaaccaccatgccaccctaaccacattgctgtgggtctggagtcaaatgtatgTCATATCAAGTAGGCATGGCAGTTTTCCTCCCTAAaacacattagtgaaccagattcttgtaaatatttggaaatatccatcttgttcacctcgTAGACCTTCGAGTGAAATCAGCCAACCTTGCCTTGCCTGGCCTATGGGTGACTTCAGACCCCCAGCAATGTGATTTAGTCTTGACTGTTCAGAATTGGCCCTGTGAGCTGTCCAAGCCCACATCTTAAGAACTTTTCAAGAAAAGCTTTCGCAGTACCTTTCTAGAACAGTGATGTTCACGGACAAACAATTGGAAATGTCATGcacagaaatggaaggaaaataatttggaaaaaaacaaaaatgattttaaaaggCTGGAAGTATTTACTGAATACTTTGCAGGGTCTGAAAACCTTACCACCTGCTGACTTGCTCCGACAGTATTAATGAACCTGCTGGATACTTCGCATCTAGTATATCCATAGACTGAAATTAGATTCATTTATCCTTCCCCTTTATATGTGCATCTTAGTGATGAGTTAAGTTCCGTACATTGGTATGAAATCCTTTTACTTCCCAAACTTCCATCATGAAGAAATAATGCCAAATGCCATTCTCAGAATCAAGCTGGACAATTTCCCACTTCCCCACATTGAACTCCGATCACTAcagttttgcccactcacttatttTGTCTTTGGCTCTGTTACTTCCTGCTCTGCACAACGTACAGTGCTATCTTATTTCTATTGCTTCATCTAAGCCATTAATAAGCATGATGAATTCCTGAGAGCACTACTCAGTTTACTCGGTATATCACTTCATACCTGCCAATTAGATAATGAACCCTttatctccctgtgtctgcgtgggtttcctccaggcgccctggtttcctcccacagtccaaagatgcgcaggttgggtgaattggccatgctaaattgcccatatgttCAGGAATATGTAGGTTTAGTGCATTAGTAAAGGGTTAATATAgaataggggaatgtgtctgtgtgggttactctttggagggtcggtgtggattgtagggtcaaagggcctgtttccacattgtatggattctatgattctttatcTCCACCCCCTGTCTCTGATACCCGACAACCAAACCAAGGCACAAAATCATCTCCAACTACGTGAGCTGTCACTTTTGTTAATAATCTCTTGTTCACTGATCCACTGAGTGGCCTCCTCAAGAGATAAAACTAGGTGAGCTTGAGATGGTTGTAAGCACAAGCGGTGGCAAGACCATGAAGGTTCTAGTTTGGCCTTTCCGCCTTTGAGTTGTGATATAGCGGGCCCAGCCATAGAACAAGCAGTTCTGTCCCTACAAACGGGATTGAGAGGTTACAAGAATTGCTGAAGATATGGAGATATTTAGAGAGCGAGACTTTTGGAGAAGCTGGATGTTGAGGCTGACCTGTGCTCATAGACAATAGCAcataggaggtaaaaacaatgactgcagatgctggaaaccagattctggattcgtggtgctggaagagcacagcagttcaggcagcatccaagtaggttcgaaatcgacgtttcgggcaaaagcccttcatcaggaataaaggcagtgagcctgaagctctcctctagcttatctctccatgcttcaggctcactgcctttattcctgatgaagggcttttgcccgaaacgtcgatttcgaagctacttggatgctgcctgaactgctgtgcccttccagcaccacgaatccagaatagCACATAGGAGCAGAATGCAGACAGGGAGGTTATCTTCTAGCTGTATAGGTTGCTGGCGAAGTCCCCcccagagtattgtgtacagttttgatctcctcaCTTGAGAAAGAAGGTACTTGCACTGGagggggatgcagaggaggttcactaggttgatattGGAATTGAGAGGCTTGGCTTATGAGGGGAGATTGAGTCGACTGGGACTATAcgcattggaatttagaagaatgatgggggatcttatagaaacataaagtTATGAAGGGAATAGTTAAGAGAGAAGCAGGGTTTAAAGaaaacacaacaccagtttatagtccaataggttcatttggaaatacaagctttcagagcgctgctctttcgtCAGGTAACTAGTTGACTAGGATTGCCCTTTGGGTTTAAATACAAACTTGTATGATCCTCCTTTTGGAAAAGCAACCTTGATatcattttttttcccatttgttTTTACAAAGCAAGGTTAGATTGTGGTGTTATTTGCAATGAATGTAGGTTAATAGATGTTTCTGTTACCTTTTGAAAGGGAATTAGAAAGTCGCGTTATAAAGAATTTCAAGGGATATGAATATCCAGCAGAAGATTGGGTTTCATGGACATCATCCATTTACCTTCCTTGCTTTGGCTGGTTGAATAAACACTTTTTTTATTCTGGGTCATTCTATGACTTTGTGCCCAGGATTTATTATGTAAAGGCCCAGCAGATTCCACAGTTGCTATAGAAACCATAAAGTGAATGTTCAGAAGCTGTCTCCCCATACTTACTGAAAGAAGTTGTCTTTAGTGGAAGAATCATCATCCCACATCATCACGGGTCTACAATGCCTTCAGTTCCGAAGACATGGGATATTTTTCAAGTATAAACTGTGACCATGGGATACCTCATGCATTTGGCTGTTTCTCTGAGTTGAAAAGCATTTCTGGAGAgccggagagagggagagagatgatgtCCAGCTGATTGAATCTAAAGCATATGAAATAGAACCTGCAAACATTGAGTCGTATCACAAGTTTTTCTTCAACTTTCTCATTCTTTGAAAGACTGCATTATCCTTTCAATTGAACAAATCTGCTGCCAATGGTGTTGTAACTGTCTAGTTTTTACATAAAGCTTCCGGAATCCAATGAATGAATAGCCATTAGATCATTTAGTTTTCCCAAGACATACTTTCAGTGAATGTTTACAAGAAAATCAAACCCATTGTACTTGGGAAATGTTTCAGAAATCTGCAGTGTTAGAAATGCGACCCAGTTATTCTGCTTCTCTTGTTTCAGGGTGTGCCAACAGTGAAATGCAAAGTCTGATAGTTCAAATAAGTTGCTATGTGGAAAAACCTGCAGTACAGGCTGATCGTGGATCTTGTCACAAATAGAAAATATCTAGAAAAGTTAAGCACTTAAAGGAAGGTTCAGAGACTCCATTTCAGGAACTGGGTGTGGTGACAATCAAATGTTTTGTGGCTGGTCAATAATCGAAGTGGTGAACATTTTAAAAGTGATTGCACAAGTTGAAGTATAAGCCAATTAAATGTCAGCTGTGACACCTGGCGTTCACACCCAGTGAGGTGGAAATGTCAGAGAACTTTAACATAGCTGTCGGAACCAATGTGGGCATTGCATTGGACTGAAGACCAACCTTGTAATGAAATAAATACTTTTCACAATTGCAGGACATCTTCAAGGCAGTGAAGCACTTTCTACCATTTGTAACACAGCAAACT
The sequence above is drawn from the Chiloscyllium punctatum isolate Juve2018m chromosome 14, sChiPun1.3, whole genome shotgun sequence genome and encodes:
- the hopx gene encoding homeodomain-only protein isoform X2, which codes for MEQQGAGTGSGPASAGTMDLKEDQVQLLEETFTRMRQPDSSTVMLISAETGLSEKETAQWFKERYAKWRQAEGLPPECGSVKD
- the hopx gene encoding homeodomain-only protein isoform X1 translates to MKTAPMEQQGAGTGSGPASAGTMDLKEDQVQLLEETFTRMRQPDSSTVMLISAETGLSEKETAQWFKERYAKWRQAEGLPPECGSVKD